Proteins from a genomic interval of Sphingobacterium sp. SYP-B4668:
- a CDS encoding substrate import-associated zinc metallohydrolase lipoprotein, translating into MKRLLVLVLTVFGLFIYNSCNKEKAVEIDENLDYFSKRTNKPKEKWNELDYLCDSVQKEFGVEIIYEFSPRIIAGTTFFVPAEYDLALQYTRVMLVKMWLNPLKERFPKFYKEQTPTEFIIVGGFVHFNDITTVGAAAGAGLNAQYYRLGMGGVNAFSKTNKEWLKDHLVTLYHEHAHQIDQKYGRGVIYDRTSQGDYYGLAGYFRKPDGNLRTDEEAQKDGFFKPYGGYAREEDFATSVEYMVKYPKNEIEVMVARNAKLNTKYKLVLQKYSDMGVDLHELQKVVDSVVNKVNY; encoded by the coding sequence ATGAAAAGATTATTAGTATTAGTACTAACTGTTTTTGGTCTCTTTATATATAATTCTTGCAATAAAGAGAAGGCTGTAGAAATAGATGAAAATCTAGATTACTTTTCCAAAAGAACAAATAAGCCAAAAGAGAAATGGAATGAGCTCGACTATTTATGTGATTCCGTGCAAAAGGAATTCGGTGTAGAGATTATTTATGAGTTTTCTCCTCGTATAATAGCAGGTACAACATTTTTTGTGCCAGCGGAGTACGATTTAGCTCTACAATATACACGGGTTATGCTTGTTAAGATGTGGCTCAATCCATTGAAAGAAAGATTCCCTAAGTTTTATAAGGAACAAACTCCGACAGAGTTTATAATTGTAGGCGGTTTTGTGCACTTCAATGATATTACCACAGTGGGTGCTGCCGCTGGAGCAGGTCTGAATGCCCAATACTATAGGTTGGGTATGGGAGGTGTTAATGCGTTTAGTAAGACGAACAAAGAGTGGTTAAAAGATCATTTGGTGACCTTATATCATGAGCATGCCCATCAAATAGATCAAAAATATGGTAGAGGAGTAATCTATGATCGCACATCACAAGGGGATTACTACGGATTGGCTGGTTATTTCAGAAAACCGGATGGGAATTTACGTACCGATGAAGAAGCTCAAAAGGACGGCTTTTTCAAGCCATATGGTGGCTATGCAAGAGAAGAAGATTTTGCCACATCGGTAGAATACATGGTTAAATACCCTAAAAATGAAATCGAAGTAATGGTTGCTAGGAATGCAAAGCTTAATACAAAGTATAAGTTAGTCCTTCAGAAATACTCAGATATGGGGGTTGATCTTCACGAGCTACAAAAAGTGGTAGACTCTGTAGTTAATAAGGTAAATTATTAA
- a CDS encoding DUF4302 domain-containing protein, whose translation MKLIKFSIVGVLLAFWLSSCEKDIITNDYIDSNPDRAEKLAAGLNKVLQSSEHGWVMMVKSNLSNTIYAPVVMKFDTTDNSVDVKTVYGESEGVKSFYQITSGLGAPQLEFSTGSVISALFKVGAQMSDITDHIFNVVSYSQDTIEIRGYRSGGVYKPEGGVVYKLFKRPADWKWADSEVLFDMTTVANRPVGEGEFQTMEVHSALTNEDFNIPVKYVAQSAGNVNALYSWHPFNNISAIGGITDFYPFQFVYVNKSNAQIANYISQGHNAMSFLPYYSTTNAGIAAAYKALRDQFQTFYLVANKSEKIGNTQSITFNAYNKSGEVVITAVYKGK comes from the coding sequence ATGAAATTGATTAAGTTTAGTATTGTTGGTGTCTTGTTAGCCTTTTGGCTTTCATCCTGTGAAAAGGATATCATTACCAATGATTATATTGACAGCAATCCAGACCGAGCAGAGAAACTTGCTGCAGGATTGAACAAAGTGCTCCAAAGTTCTGAGCATGGTTGGGTGATGATGGTGAAGTCCAATTTGAGTAATACGATCTATGCTCCGGTGGTAATGAAATTTGATACTACAGACAATTCGGTCGATGTAAAGACTGTTTACGGCGAGTCAGAAGGCGTGAAATCTTTTTATCAAATTACAAGCGGTCTGGGCGCTCCCCAACTTGAATTTTCGACTGGTTCGGTGATTTCTGCCCTTTTCAAAGTTGGGGCTCAAATGTCCGACATTACAGATCATATCTTTAATGTGGTGAGTTATAGTCAAGATACTATCGAGATAAGGGGCTATAGGAGCGGGGGAGTGTACAAACCCGAAGGTGGTGTTGTCTATAAATTGTTCAAAAGACCTGCAGATTGGAAATGGGCAGATAGTGAAGTACTATTTGATATGACTACCGTTGCCAATAGGCCGGTTGGAGAAGGCGAATTCCAAACAATGGAAGTACATTCCGCTTTAACCAACGAAGACTTCAATATTCCTGTGAAGTACGTTGCGCAAAGTGCTGGAAACGTTAATGCACTATATAGCTGGCACCCATTTAATAATATATCTGCAATAGGGGGTATTACAGATTTTTATCCCTTCCAATTTGTCTATGTTAATAAATCTAATGCACAGATAGCTAATTATATATCGCAGGGTCATAATGCAATGAGCTTCCTGCCGTATTATAGTACCACAAATGCTGGGATTGCAGCAGCTTATAAAGCACTACGAGACCAATTTCAAACCTTTTATTTGGTTGCTAATAAATCTGAAAAAATCGGAAATACACAGTCAATCACGTTTAATGCGTATAATAAAAGCGGCGAAGTTGTAATTACCGCAGTTTATAAAGGAAAATAG
- a CDS encoding SusC/RagA family TonB-linked outer membrane protein, protein MNNLLFRKGLAEDERKASLRQLLLTMKITVFLSLVFITCVHADGVAQKVSLSVKNAKLVDVFSSISKQTNHRFLYEENVVRNAERVNVTLENVSLKDALANVLDKENYTFKIIAGTVTVNTNRTDVIVRDYSLQVPITGVVKDANGRGLAGATVSVKGSSMSTSTNEQGQFTLNAPANSILIIRFVGFATKEIVAKGQTSINVSLNPIEQTLDAVEVIATGFQKIDKRKFTGSVSSVDKNLINRSGAIDVSRMLQGAAAGVSVQNVSGTFGSTPKIRIRGNSSISANQEPLYVVNGVPISSPSNVSVSQLYSGDPASVLGSAIAGLNANDIEDIQILKDGAATSLYGTRAANGVVSITTKTGALNSRNINVSTAYTIGLKPDVAKFNLMNSKEEISLYKEMFDKGYLSNANWPNSTGAYTETYKQLALRDISLDQAYEELNRSARANTDWFDVLFRNNVVQEHNLSFSGGGEKHTYYVSGNYAHDDGQAIGFNMDRVTTDFRTVFNISKRLKLDANLNWNYRNQFTPGSFNAGTTNSDVSRQFEINPFVYAMNTSRAMYPYKADGSYKYYTENLAPFNIIEELNENFNEITSQDVRLSLMPSFQILPTLKYELTLNIRKTNNSYNHTITERSNVSNAHRVDYNDVLRNDNSLLYQDPADPLGFRQTWLPTGGFLYSRSNKGSSYYIRNQFNFKKAWTNHSLDALAGMVVQSEHIQREYTKAFGYMYYGGKIVSPSRLGMIRSVNLDDRLYIESFERKNELGMFATFQYSLFDRYNVEAGGRLDGSNMFGRLTRSKFLPNYNFGLSWNVDRENFFKESNLSKVVDYLKVRGSYALRGNTLETSPLRNAQYVNLTRLDASNSDIGIRVTSPELYNLNWEKDYITNVGLEFGLFNKFTFVGEYYNRHNNDLISSINIAQEEGFTTKNINYASMENNGVDLTLGVRNVLNSQNVRWDMNFIYGYVKNKVTKGELESALLTEITRSNGYPLIGNPIEGLYAFNYANLNSEGRPLFYSNGNSENGMPTLTNGIITASKDRSLVSYMGSRQPLSTGSFSNTFQYKDFELRVFLTYALGHKVFMTPISSRTYDDNSSKSADLNYRWQTIGDEGYTNIPGLLSTIQRTYLATISNNDEMAYNRSDFRVADAGSLRINEIMFSYEIGRMLTRHIPAIRTARLMFSANNIHYWASKKLRGVDPELLLTGGTAMPNPRSYSIRLTASF, encoded by the coding sequence TGTATTTTCGTCTATATCCAAGCAGACGAATCATCGTTTCCTGTATGAAGAGAATGTGGTTCGCAATGCCGAACGGGTCAATGTGACGCTTGAAAACGTTTCTCTTAAAGATGCTTTGGCCAATGTCTTGGACAAGGAAAATTATACCTTTAAAATTATCGCAGGTACTGTAACAGTCAATACAAATAGAACTGACGTGATTGTCCGCGATTATTCTCTTCAAGTCCCCATTACTGGAGTTGTCAAGGATGCGAATGGACGAGGATTGGCCGGGGCTACTGTTTCAGTAAAAGGAAGTTCAATGTCAACGAGTACCAATGAACAGGGACAATTCACGCTTAATGCACCAGCTAATTCGATATTAATAATACGTTTTGTGGGATTTGCAACCAAAGAGATTGTAGCTAAAGGACAAACCTCCATCAATGTTTCGTTAAATCCCATTGAACAAACGTTAGATGCAGTGGAAGTAATCGCCACTGGTTTTCAGAAAATTGACAAACGAAAATTTACAGGATCAGTAAGTAGTGTTGACAAGAATCTAATAAATCGTTCGGGAGCTATAGATGTTTCCAGAATGCTACAAGGAGCTGCGGCTGGTGTGAGTGTACAGAATGTTTCTGGAACTTTTGGTTCAACACCTAAGATTAGAATTAGAGGTAATTCTTCCATTAGTGCGAATCAAGAGCCATTGTATGTGGTGAATGGTGTGCCGATTTCTTCCCCTAGTAACGTATCCGTAAGTCAACTTTATTCGGGAGATCCCGCATCGGTGTTAGGATCTGCAATCGCAGGTTTAAATGCTAATGATATCGAAGACATCCAAATCCTTAAGGATGGTGCAGCCACTTCACTTTATGGAACTAGAGCTGCTAATGGGGTCGTTTCGATTACCACAAAGACAGGAGCCCTGAATAGTAGAAATATTAACGTCAGTACGGCATATACAATTGGACTAAAACCAGATGTTGCGAAATTTAACCTCATGAATTCCAAGGAAGAAATCTCTTTGTATAAAGAGATGTTTGACAAAGGCTACTTGTCAAATGCTAATTGGCCCAATTCCACAGGTGCATATACAGAAACTTATAAACAATTGGCGTTAAGGGATATATCATTGGATCAAGCATATGAAGAATTGAACCGGTCGGCACGTGCAAATACAGACTGGTTTGACGTGCTTTTCCGAAATAACGTTGTACAAGAACATAATCTTTCATTTTCTGGAGGAGGGGAGAAGCATACCTATTACGTATCCGGAAATTATGCCCACGATGATGGACAAGCCATTGGATTTAACATGGATCGTGTGACGACTGATTTTAGAACCGTTTTTAATATTAGTAAAAGATTAAAGCTTGATGCGAACCTAAATTGGAATTATAGAAATCAATTTACACCTGGTAGTTTTAATGCAGGTACGACCAACTCGGATGTATCTAGACAATTTGAAATTAATCCGTTTGTGTACGCTATGAATACAAGTCGAGCTATGTATCCTTACAAAGCTGATGGGTCTTATAAATATTATACTGAAAATCTCGCCCCATTCAATATCATTGAAGAGTTGAATGAAAACTTTAATGAGATAACTTCACAAGATGTTCGGTTAAGTTTAATGCCCTCTTTTCAGATTCTTCCAACTTTGAAATATGAGCTCACCTTAAATATAAGAAAGACAAACAACAGCTACAATCATACAATCACTGAACGTTCAAATGTTTCGAACGCCCATAGGGTTGATTATAATGATGTTCTTCGTAATGATAACTCCCTGTTGTATCAAGACCCTGCCGACCCACTTGGCTTTAGACAGACGTGGCTGCCTACAGGAGGTTTTTTATATTCAAGAAGTAATAAAGGTAGTTCTTACTATATCCGGAATCAATTTAACTTTAAAAAGGCTTGGACAAATCATAGTCTCGATGCGCTAGCAGGTATGGTTGTTCAAAGTGAACATATCCAGAGGGAATACACGAAGGCGTTTGGATACATGTACTATGGAGGAAAGATTGTTTCCCCTAGCCGGTTGGGAATGATTCGTTCGGTCAACCTTGACGACAGATTGTATATTGAATCATTTGAGCGTAAAAATGAGTTAGGCATGTTTGCTACGTTTCAATACTCACTTTTTGATAGATATAATGTTGAAGCTGGAGGACGTCTTGATGGTAGTAATATGTTTGGAAGGTTGACCCGATCTAAATTCTTGCCAAATTACAATTTTGGTCTATCGTGGAATGTGGATAGAGAGAACTTCTTTAAAGAATCTAACCTTTCTAAGGTAGTTGATTACCTAAAGGTTAGAGGTAGTTATGCTCTTCGTGGAAATACATTAGAAACTTCCCCATTACGTAATGCGCAATACGTCAATCTTACCCGATTGGACGCGTCTAATAGTGACATCGGTATTCGAGTTACATCGCCTGAGCTTTATAACTTGAATTGGGAGAAGGATTATATTACGAATGTAGGTTTGGAATTTGGTTTATTTAACAAGTTTACATTTGTCGGAGAGTACTATAACCGACACAACAATGATTTGATATCTTCTATAAACATTGCACAGGAGGAAGGCTTTACGACCAAAAATATCAACTACGCTAGTATGGAAAATAACGGTGTGGATCTAACACTTGGTGTCCGGAATGTCCTGAATAGCCAAAATGTTAGATGGGATATGAATTTTATATATGGCTATGTGAAGAACAAAGTAACAAAGGGCGAATTGGAATCTGCATTGTTGACAGAGATTACTCGGTCTAATGGTTATCCATTAATCGGTAATCCGATAGAAGGACTTTATGCATTTAACTATGCTAATTTAAATTCAGAAGGCCGTCCGCTGTTTTATTCTAATGGAAATAGTGAAAATGGTATGCCTACATTGACGAACGGCATAATAACTGCATCCAAAGATCGCTCATTAGTAAGTTATATGGGGTCCCGACAGCCGTTAAGCACAGGTTCATTTTCCAATACGTTTCAATATAAGGACTTCGAACTTAGGGTATTTCTGACGTATGCTTTAGGCCATAAGGTGTTTATGACACCTATATCTAGTAGAACGTATGACGACAATAGTTCTAAATCTGCGGATCTCAACTACAGATGGCAAACTATTGGTGACGAAGGTTATACAAATATACCGGGCTTACTAAGTACTATTCAACGTACGTATTTGGCAACAATATCGAATAATGACGAGATGGCCTATAATCGAAGTGATTTTAGAGTTGCTGATGCTGGTTCATTGCGAATCAATGAGATAATGTTCTCTTATGAGATTGGTAGGATGCTGACGAGACATATACCTGCGATTAGAACGGCTAGATTAATGTTCTCGGCCAACAATATCCATTATTGGGCGAGTAAAAAATTAAGAGGAGTAGATCCTGAGTTATTGTTAACTGGAGGTACTGCCATGCCCAATCCGAGGTCATATAGTATACGTTTAACAGCAAGTTTTTAA
- a CDS encoding RagB/SusD family nutrient uptake outer membrane protein — translation MKKIFFILLTISLVLNSSCEKFLDEPYDNRLEIKTLDDLDDGLAAAYPERQDVFTEIMTDNFHHYATTMQASMGPIYIPLYLWKDEYQDNATATPQAAYAHYYNKIYEANTVIEEIEKIGGDETRRKAILGEALMLRAYNYFSLVNLFSMHYNPTTYTTDLGVPLIVGVPKENRPYFGRATVKEVYDQIDKDMEQGLKLLKEGEAAIPRTPYRFSLASVYAFFSRVNLYKGNWDEVIKYADLVVQDKGTIVRKLSEDIERQRTTDEKFFAQEIMNPTLHSNLLLVCQTTRFLCRPFGFRLGGFYLSHSLFYTTPTTDLRSKLFSSGGTVIDSVALVVKYANQPNNPNAAQARYDCFTMEEVLLNRAEAQLKISAPNISKAMADIEAIRRERIVPYAALPVPTNGDAALEVVMKERRLELLGQGFRWYDIKRLGIQIEHRLNRLSATPDEVLVPNDKRTAIQIPLPARIGNPVLENQLNPR, via the coding sequence ATGAAAAAGATATTTTTTATATTATTGACTATAAGCCTAGTATTAAACTCTTCTTGCGAAAAGTTTCTAGATGAGCCTTATGATAATCGTTTGGAAATAAAGACGTTGGATGATTTGGATGATGGCTTGGCTGCGGCTTATCCCGAGCGCCAAGATGTCTTCACAGAGATAATGACCGATAATTTCCATCATTATGCTACAACCATGCAAGCAAGTATGGGACCCATTTATATCCCTCTTTATTTATGGAAGGATGAATATCAGGACAATGCAACAGCCACTCCTCAAGCAGCATACGCGCATTATTACAATAAGATATATGAAGCGAATACTGTCATTGAAGAAATTGAAAAGATTGGGGGGGATGAAACAAGAAGGAAGGCAATTCTTGGAGAAGCGTTGATGCTCAGAGCTTATAATTATTTTAGCTTGGTGAATCTTTTCAGTATGCATTATAATCCTACTACTTATACAACCGATTTAGGTGTCCCTTTAATTGTCGGAGTTCCTAAAGAAAATCGTCCTTATTTTGGTCGAGCCACAGTTAAGGAAGTTTATGACCAAATCGATAAAGACATGGAACAAGGGTTAAAGCTGTTAAAAGAAGGTGAAGCAGCTATACCCAGGACCCCCTATCGTTTTTCATTAGCCAGTGTTTATGCATTTTTCTCTCGTGTCAATCTGTACAAAGGTAATTGGGATGAAGTTATTAAGTACGCTGATTTAGTAGTACAAGATAAGGGAACCATTGTACGTAAACTTTCTGAAGATATTGAGCGTCAACGTACAACTGATGAGAAGTTTTTCGCTCAGGAAATAATGAATCCCACCCTACATTCCAATTTGTTGTTGGTTTGTCAGACAACACGATTCTTGTGTAGACCATTTGGGTTTAGATTGGGGGGATTTTACTTATCACATAGTCTTTTCTATACTACCCCAACGACAGATTTAAGAAGTAAATTATTCTCTTCCGGAGGAACGGTTATTGATAGTGTGGCTTTAGTGGTGAAATATGCAAACCAACCCAACAATCCAAATGCAGCACAGGCTCGTTATGATTGTTTTACTATGGAAGAGGTTTTATTGAATAGAGCTGAGGCCCAATTAAAGATTAGCGCACCTAATATTTCTAAAGCTATGGCTGATATCGAAGCCATTAGAAGAGAGCGTATTGTCCCATATGCAGCCTTGCCTGTTCCTACTAATGGGGATGCTGCTTTAGAAGTTGTGATGAAAGAACGTCGATTGGAGCTTTTGGGCCAAGGTTTTAGATGGTATGATATCAAGCGTTTAGGTATTCAAATTGAGCATCGTCTCAATCGATTATCTGCTACACCTGATGAAGTATTGGTTCCAAATGACAAAAGAACGGCTATCCAGATTCCGTTGCCTGCCAGAATTGGTAATCCTGTTTTAGAAAATCAATTAAATCCTAGATAA